The Nymphaea colorata isolate Beijing-Zhang1983 chromosome 11, ASM883128v2, whole genome shotgun sequence genome includes the window TCCtctgaaaaactgaaaaagagaaTCCAAATTTTCAGGTAATTGCAAGTTCTTCAGAAGGCGCCCTACGGGGCTCCTCCTGATCACGATCAACAAtcataaatcaaaattttttcatctaCTGGTGAATGGCAACGTCTACAATCCTTTGTCCCAATTCAACAAAATTTAAGAGGGCTACAAGAACAGAAGTGGGCACGCTGAAACCGAGGAGCAGCAGCAATCCGAGAGCCACACTGGGCCTGGTGCCCATCAGAAACCTCTGCAACTGACCCACCCCTTCGCACACATCCGAATCATACGATGCGTAGTACCTCTTCTCCCACTCCATCCAGTGGGCAGGCGCCTCGTAGTTCCTCTCCACCATCTTCATCTCCTGAATCCTCTTTCTCAGCACAATCATGTTCTCGTCCACCATCCTGCTGCCGAACATCCGGTCGTCGGAATCCCGCCGCGACGTCGCTCTCACCCGGAAACGCGGACGACCGGTGCCGGGCCTAGGTGGTCGGGAATTCACCAATGGCCTTGAAGCCAGCGAATTGCAGGCAGATTCCATCTTGGTGGTAGA containing:
- the LOC116263873 gene encoding uncharacterized protein LOC116263873, with protein sequence MESACNSLASRPLVNSRPPRPGTGRPRFRVRATSRRDSDDRMFGSRMVDENMIVLRKRIQEMKMVERNYEAPAHWMEWEKRYYASYDSDVCEGVGQLQRFLMGTRPSVALGLLLLLGFSVPTSVLVALLNFVELGQRIVDVAIHQ